One region of Frankiaceae bacterium genomic DNA includes:
- a CDS encoding AAA family ATPase has product MTDPLHIVVLDRTDSLIRGLAKAVAALPDEPDVQVFTKPAEVAAAFAAYPVAVLVVGPSELTAAGMRRVAKLHLEHPETVVVVAGKVAELPAPLTLVKAGAAEVIKLPAGPATIRRALQSALTQWEARQVVVEAEPEEEPEAAAYAELEPETEPALPPEPAVTITVASATGGCGKTFLASNLAYLLAAGTGKRVAMVDLDLQFGEVVSMLQLHPARTIVDLDPDVEGAVEECMTPHKGGFDVLAAPRDPIAADSVTPDRVADILLAVRQRYDYLIIDTPPSLNEVVLSSFDISEHLIVLATLDVPSVNNMRVFLSTLDRLKIPHDGLHLVLNKAEKNVGFSGSDVEQILGRPWDLVLPYDREVSRAVNLGLPVTEAAPDTDVSRQLVAGISKILPGIEVTTPAPPPRRGFFARLFADLKPRRVATSEEK; this is encoded by the coding sequence CGTGCAGGTGTTCACCAAGCCGGCGGAGGTCGCGGCGGCGTTCGCGGCGTACCCCGTCGCCGTGCTCGTCGTCGGCCCGAGCGAGCTCACCGCCGCCGGCATGCGCCGCGTCGCCAAGCTGCACCTCGAGCACCCCGAGACCGTCGTCGTCGTCGCGGGCAAGGTGGCGGAGCTGCCCGCGCCGCTGACGCTGGTCAAGGCCGGCGCGGCCGAGGTCATCAAGCTGCCGGCCGGTCCCGCGACGATCCGCCGCGCGCTGCAGTCGGCGCTGACGCAGTGGGAGGCGCGGCAGGTCGTCGTGGAGGCGGAGCCGGAGGAGGAGCCGGAGGCCGCGGCGTACGCGGAGCTCGAGCCGGAGACCGAGCCTGCGCTGCCGCCGGAGCCCGCCGTCACCATCACGGTGGCGAGCGCCACGGGCGGCTGCGGCAAGACGTTCCTCGCCTCGAACCTCGCCTACCTGCTCGCCGCCGGCACCGGCAAGCGGGTCGCGATGGTCGACCTCGACCTGCAGTTCGGCGAGGTCGTGTCGATGCTGCAGCTGCACCCGGCGCGCACGATCGTCGACCTCGACCCGGACGTGGAGGGCGCGGTCGAGGAGTGCATGACGCCGCACAAGGGCGGCTTCGACGTGCTCGCCGCGCCGCGCGACCCGATCGCCGCCGACAGCGTCACGCCGGACCGCGTCGCGGACATCCTGCTCGCCGTACGCCAGCGCTACGACTACCTCATCATCGACACCCCGCCGTCGTTGAACGAGGTCGTGCTGTCGTCGTTCGACATCTCCGAGCACCTCATCGTGCTGGCGACGCTCGACGTGCCGAGCGTCAACAACATGCGGGTGTTCCTCTCGACGCTCGACCGCCTCAAGATCCCGCACGACGGCCTGCACCTGGTCCTCAACAAGGCCGAGAAGAACGTCGGCTTCTCCGGCTCCGACGTCGAGCAGATCCTCGGCAGGCCGTGGGACCTCGTGCTGCCGTACGACCGCGAGGTCTCGCGCGCGGTCAACCTCGGCCTGCCCGTCACCGAGGCCGCGCCGGACACCGACGTCAGCCGCCAGCTCGTCGCCGGCATCTCGAAGATCCTGCCCGGCATCGAGGTGACGACGCCCGCGCCGCCGCCGCGCCGCGGGTTCTTCGCGCGCCTGTTCGCGGACCTCAAGCCCCGCCGCGTCGCCACCAGCGAGGAGAAGTAG